The following are encoded together in the Sinorhizobium terangae genome:
- a CDS encoding efflux RND transporter periplasmic adaptor subunit, with protein MARYQSHLSFSLVAALALLAGCDQDAGAGEPAKPRPVKSVAASAAQAETVHFPGIVQARVETDLAFRTLGRVVSRKVNVGDLVRAGDVVAEIDPLALELAVRSAEADLRNAEAQFENAMLTENRKRRLSSTSAASIADLDLAEQALKSAWASVGQANASLDKAREQLGYAELKAEFDGVVTATAVEVGQTVTAGQPVLRLARLDRRDVVVDVPEAQLRALRLGDRFDVALQLDETLRTSGVLREIGPQADAGTRMRRLKIAIDQAPEVFRLGSVITAAPPEVQQVRRIGLPAAAVVKKDGTDHVWVVDPATHTVSLRPVRLDISSNDARSIRVLSGLTDGEEVVVAGVNQLAEGQSVRTKQEQRP; from the coding sequence ATGGCTCGTTACCAATCTCACCTTTCGTTTTCACTCGTCGCAGCACTCGCGCTTCTTGCCGGCTGCGATCAGGATGCCGGCGCTGGCGAGCCGGCCAAGCCGCGGCCCGTCAAGTCCGTCGCGGCGAGCGCCGCGCAGGCGGAAACAGTGCACTTCCCCGGAATCGTCCAGGCCCGGGTGGAAACCGATCTTGCATTCCGCACATTGGGGCGCGTCGTATCGCGCAAAGTGAATGTCGGCGACCTCGTGCGGGCAGGCGATGTCGTGGCCGAGATTGATCCGCTCGCCCTTGAGCTTGCGGTCCGGAGCGCCGAAGCCGACCTGCGCAACGCTGAAGCGCAGTTTGAAAACGCCATGTTGACGGAGAACCGCAAGCGCAGGCTTTCCTCGACGAGTGCTGCGAGTATCGCCGACCTGGATCTTGCCGAGCAGGCGCTGAAGTCGGCCTGGGCCAGTGTCGGACAGGCAAATGCCAGCCTCGACAAGGCGCGCGAGCAGCTTGGTTATGCCGAGCTGAAGGCCGAGTTCGATGGTGTTGTCACGGCCACGGCGGTCGAAGTCGGACAGACGGTAACCGCTGGTCAGCCGGTGCTGAGACTCGCTCGCCTTGATCGGCGTGACGTGGTCGTCGACGTGCCGGAAGCGCAGTTGCGCGCCTTGCGCCTGGGCGATCGGTTCGACGTCGCCCTCCAACTCGACGAGACGCTCCGGACCTCCGGCGTTCTGCGCGAGATCGGACCGCAGGCCGATGCCGGCACCCGCATGCGCAGGCTGAAAATCGCGATCGATCAGGCGCCGGAAGTCTTCCGCCTCGGATCAGTGATAACCGCTGCGCCACCAGAGGTGCAGCAAGTGCGCCGGATCGGCCTGCCTGCGGCGGCCGTCGTAAAGAAGGATGGCACCGACCATGTCTGGGTGGTCGATCCCGCGACCCACACCGTTTCACTGAGGCCCGTCCGGCTCGACATCTCCTCCAACGACGCTCGTTCCATCCGCGTCCTCTCCGGGCTTACGGACGGGGAAGAGGTTGTCGTCGCCGGTGTGAATCAGCTGGCCGAGGGCCAGAGCGTCAGAACCAAACAGGAGCAACGCCCGTGA